The region GTTAAAGATATAAAATAGTCTTTTTGTTTTAGCATTAATCCACAAGTTAATAAATTTTGTTTCCTTTGCTTGAAAGATACAAATCTGTACAATTTGATTTAATTTTCCAAATCATAAAACTCAAAATAACATGAATAAAGTCAAACCTTTAATTTTAATCACAAATGACGATGGGGTTTCGGCTCCCGGACTTAGAACTTTAATTTCGGTTATGTCCGAAATTGGAGAAGTGGTTGTCGTGGCTCCTGATCAACCACAAAGTGGTATGGGGCACGCCATAACTACTAATAACACTTTATATTTAAATAAAATTTCAAAAGAGAATGACTCCATTTTAGAATACAGCTGTTCTGGTACGCCTGTAGATTGCGTAAAATTGGCCGTAAATGAAATCTTAAAAAAGAAACCGGATCTCTGCGTTTCAGGAGTCAATCATGGTTCTAATTCTTCAATCAATGTTATTTATTCCGGAACCATGAGTGCTGCCGTAGAAGCGGGTATCGAAGGAATTCCCGCTATTGGTTTTTCACTTTTGGATTACGACTGGAATGCTGATTTTGAAACCATGAAACCATTTATTCGAAAAATAACTTTGGAAGTCCTTAAAAATAGTCTTCCAAAAGACATCGTTTTAAATGTAAATTTCCCCAAGCTAAAAAAGGACAATATTAAAGGAATAAAAATTTGCCGTCAGGCCAAAGCGCTTTGGGTCGAAAAATTCTACAAGCGTCAAACACCCCAAGGAAGAGATTATTACTGGCTGGCGGGCGAATTTGTAAACCAAGATAAAGGAGAAGACACTGATGAATGGGCTTTGGCAAACGGTTATATTTCTGTGGTTCCCGTTCAATTTGACTTAACAGCGCATCACGCCACACAACAACTTAACAGCTGGAACTGGAATGAATAAAATGGATTTACTTATCGGATTACTAATTGGTTTTTTAGCTGCAATTGCTGGCTGTTTTATTTTTATAACTTTTTTCACCCCTTATGATTTTCTAAACGGATTTTACATCCTGAAATCTCAAGGTTCACTAGGAAAATTAATCACCCTCGGATCCATTCTAGACTTAGTTGCATTTGCCGTTTTACTGAAATTAAACAAAGAACTCATGGCTCGCGGCATTATATTGGCCGTTATTATAATGACGATTCTCACTTTGTTTGTATAAAAATAACATCCAATTAGCTTGATTGATGCCCTTTCAATACCTATTTTTGGTATCGAAAGTTTTTTAACCCATTGACTGTCTCAAAAATGAAATACTACATTATAGCTGGTGAAGCCTCAGGCGATTTACATGGTTCTAATTTAATGAAAGCCTTATATAAAGAAGATTCCAATGCCGACATTCGATTTTGGGGTGGTGACCTCATGCAAAAAGTAGGTGGCACCTTGGTAAAACATTATCGAGAATTGGCCTTTATGGGATTTGTTGAAGTGCTATTCAATCTAAAAACGATTCTTGGCAATATTAAAATATGCAAAAAAGACATTCTTGAATTCCAACCCGATGTGATCATTTTCATTGATTATCCGGGATTTAATATGCGTATCGCAAAATGGGCCAAAGAATTAGGTATCAAAACACACTATTATATTTCACCCCAAATTTGGGCTTGGAAGGAAAACAGAATCACTGCTATTAAACGCGATGTAGACAAAATGTATGTTATTTTGCCTTTCGAAAAAAACTTTTACGAAGACAAACACCATTTCCCAGTAGAGTTTGTAGGGCATCCATTAATTGACGCCATTCAAAACCAAGAAAGCATTGATCCAACGACTTTTAGGGCGGAAAACCAATTGAGCGACAAACCTATTATTGCCTTACTTCCTGGAAGCAGAAAACAAGAAATCACTAAAATGCTTTCGGTAATGCTTAGTGTTGTCGATGATTTTCCGGAATACCAGTTTGTGATTGCCGGTGCTCCAAGTCAGGAATATGATTTTTATAAGACCTTTATTTCTAACGAAAATATTAAGTTTATTTCTAACAAAACCTATGATTTGTTGAAAAATGCTACGGCAGCCCTAGTCACATCTGGAACAGCTACACTTGAAACGGCGCTCTTCAAAGTACCGGAAGTGGTTTGTTATAAAGGCAGTTGGGCTTCATATCAAATCGCCAAACGCATCATTACCTTAAAATACATTTCGCTTGTTAATCTTATTATGGATGAAGAAGTGGTAACTGAATTAATTCAGGATCAATTTGATACGAAAAACATCAAAAAGGAATTAGAAAAAATACTGCAACCCGAATACCGCAAACAGCTTTTGGAAAAGTATGATTTGCTAGAAAAAAAACTTGGCGGAATAGGCGCTAGTGAAAAAACAGCTCGATTAATTGTTGCCGATCTTAAACAGCATTAATCCAAAAAAACACCTCTT is a window of Flavobacterium acetivorans DNA encoding:
- the surE gene encoding 5'/3'-nucleotidase SurE; its protein translation is MNKVKPLILITNDDGVSAPGLRTLISVMSEIGEVVVVAPDQPQSGMGHAITTNNTLYLNKISKENDSILEYSCSGTPVDCVKLAVNEILKKKPDLCVSGVNHGSNSSINVIYSGTMSAAVEAGIEGIPAIGFSLLDYDWNADFETMKPFIRKITLEVLKNSLPKDIVLNVNFPKLKKDNIKGIKICRQAKALWVEKFYKRQTPQGRDYYWLAGEFVNQDKGEDTDEWALANGYISVVPVQFDLTAHHATQQLNSWNWNE
- the lpxB gene encoding lipid-A-disaccharide synthase: MKYYIIAGEASGDLHGSNLMKALYKEDSNADIRFWGGDLMQKVGGTLVKHYRELAFMGFVEVLFNLKTILGNIKICKKDILEFQPDVIIFIDYPGFNMRIAKWAKELGIKTHYYISPQIWAWKENRITAIKRDVDKMYVILPFEKNFYEDKHHFPVEFVGHPLIDAIQNQESIDPTTFRAENQLSDKPIIALLPGSRKQEITKMLSVMLSVVDDFPEYQFVIAGAPSQEYDFYKTFISNENIKFISNKTYDLLKNATAALVTSGTATLETALFKVPEVVCYKGSWASYQIAKRIITLKYISLVNLIMDEEVVTELIQDQFDTKNIKKELEKILQPEYRKQLLEKYDLLEKKLGGIGASEKTARLIVADLKQH